The following DNA comes from Acholeplasma equirhinis.
AATCCAACTAAAAGCTTAGCAAGCGTTGATTTTCCTGATCCATTATGACCTAAAATAGATACCCAAGATCCTTTTTTAATCTCAAGTGATAGGTCTTCAATGACATCTTTTTTATCATCATATGTAAATTTTAAGTGGTCGATTTTTATCAATTTAATTCACCCTGTCTTATCTTTTCTATTATATCATTGAATAATGATATTTTCGATAAAGTTAAGATATAATAAAAGAGATGAAAGGAAATAGATATGCTGTTTGAATTAGACAAAGAAAGTTTCCAAAATTTAGTCTTAAATACTGACCAATATGTACTCGTTGATTTTTTTGCACAATGGTGTCGTGGTTGTGAGGCTTACGAAGAAATCTTAGAAGAGATTTCTGAAGATTATTACGGAAAACTAAAGGTATATAAACTCAATATTGAAAATGAATCTGAAATTGCAGATTCTTATGATGTGATGAGTCTTCCAACACTCCTTCTATTTAAAGATGGTAAGTTATTAAGAGAACTTACAGGTTTACAAAGTAAAAAAACAGTCGAATCTTGGTTAAAGTTATGAAAGATGTCATCATTGTAGGGGTAGGTCCAGCTGGTATTTCTGCTGCAATCTATTTGAATCAACTCAACAAAGATGTCTTAGTCTTTGGTAAAGACTTAGGTCAATTAACAAATCATGATATCGTCTCTAACTTTTATGGTTTATTTCCAATCCCTGGACAAGAGATGATCTTACATGGTATTAAACAAGCTCAACACTTAGGCATCCAAGTTCAAATGGAAGCTGTCTTAAGTATTGATAAAATTGAAGGTGGTTTTGAGGTAAAAACTACGCACTCAATTTATCAATCAAAGACCGTAGTACTTGCAACCGGTAAAAACAGATTACCATTAAGAGTACCTGGTTTTAGAGAATTTAAAGGTAAGGGTCTGCATCAATGTGCAACCTGTGATGGATTCTTCTATAAAAAGAAAAAAGTTGCAATTGTTGGTAGTGGTTCTTATATGGAACAGGAACTTGCAGTCTTGGAAAACTACACAGATGACTTTATGATATTTACAGAAGGTGATTCATACGAATCTGATAAATGTATGGTCGTTAAATCGCCTATTAAAGCACTTAAAGGTGATACAAGATTAAGACAAATTGAAACTAAAGATGGTGAACTTTACGATGTGCAAGGTGTCTTTGTAGCAATCGGATTCCCAACTGCTTCAGAACTTGCATTAAAACTTGGGGTTGTCATGGAACACTCAAATATCTTAGTTGATGAACATATGTCAACCAACATCAAAGGTATCTTTGCAGGTGGTGACTGTATTGGTGGTAAACTCCAAATTGCTAAATCCGTTTATGATGGATTAAAAATCTCAGATGGTGTTGCAAAATACCTAAGGAGTCTAAAATAACAATAACAAACCACTCAATTGAAGAATTCTTAAATTTAATTGATGAACCAAGGAAATCAGAAATTTCTGAAATCTTAAAAGTTATGAAGGAAGTCTCAGGACTTGAGTCTAAACTTTGGGGTTCTATCATTGGATTTGGTAATTTACATTATAAGTACCCAACAGGTACTGAAGGTAATATGCCACTGCTTGGTATTGCAAACCGTAAATCTTCAATCACACTTTATGTTACTTATGTTGCAGCAGATTATCCAGAACTTGCAAGTTTAGGAAAATTTGAAATGGGTAAAAGTTGTATTTATGTTAAAAAACTATCTGATATCAATTTAGCTGTCTTAAAGAAAATCATGTTACGTACAAAAGAACTCACCAAAACAATTGATTATCTTAAAATTATTGAGTAATAAATAAGGAACTTAATCTCTTTGGATCAAGTTCCTTTTTATTTAGTCAAAGATATAAGATGAAATTGCACCAAGTTTAGTCACAGTTTTTGTTGCGATATCGACACTATATTTTAAGATTTCATTAAAGTCATAACTATCTAGATCTTCTTTTCTAATTTTAAGTAAATCTATTTTATAAAGAAATGCACCAATGAAAGCATCCCCTGCACCAGTTGTATCAATGACTTCAACTTTTTTAGCATCTATATGTAATTCAGATGCTTTTGTATAAAGCGTTGCACCGTTTGGTCCTTTGGATACTAATACAATCTTCACACCTTGATTTAAAAGCTCTAAAACGGCTTTCTTTTCTTCTTTTGAAAAGAGAATGGTAATTTCCTCATCTGTTAATTTAACGATGTCAGAATGGCTTAAAAACTCATTTATGATTTCTTTATGTTCTTTAAGATCGTAAACTAAATTGAGTCTTAAATTCACGTCAAATGAAACAATGCCTTGACTTCTTTTCATTGCTTCAATTAATGTTTTATGAAATAATCGATTCTTTTCATTTGCCAGACTCAGACTACAAAAATGTAAGATATCTTCTTTAAACTTAATATCCTTAATAGATTCTAAAGATAGATTTAAATCTGCAGTATCCATTCTATCAAATGTAAAGGTACGCTCACCTTGATTTAAATGAACATAAGCTTTCATCGATGGATTAGAAACACGTTTAACGAAGCTTAAATCGATATCTTCTTCCTTTAACAATTTAAAAAGTTCATTACCATCAGAATCTAAACTGATAGAACCAATAAAGGAGGATGCTCCTTTAAGTCTTTTAATTAAGACTGCGACATTCGCTGGGGCTCCTCCTGGATTTTTAAGATATTGGTTTGGTTTAGTTTCTATGTAATCAAATAGAATTTCGCCAACGGAATAAATCATAATTATTTAATCGATTTATCGACATTTTTTAAATAGTTTTTAATTGGTTCCATAGTTTTCTTCATGAAACCTTCCTTAAATGGATTATCAAGTTTAGCTGATAAGACTAAATCAACAAATGATTTAGATCCACCTAATTTACATAATGCAAGGTATTTTTCCCAAGCTTTATCAAAGTCATTTTGAGATAAGACCCAGAATTGGAACGCGATTGTTTGTGCAAGTGCATAGTCAATATAGTAGAAAGGATTTTGGAAGATATGTCCTTGACGGAACCAATATGTACCTTTATCAAGGAATTGATCTTCACTATAATCTTTCCAAGGTAGATATTGTTTTTCTAGTTTACGCCATAAAGCTTTTCTATCTTGTGGTGTCATATCAATATTTTCAAATACTTCATGTTGGAAATGATCAACAAGTGCGATATAAGGTAAGATTTCAACACCATCTGCTAAATGTGCATATTTATATTTAGCAGTATCCTCTTCGAAGAATTCATGAATCCAACGCCAAGCTAAGAACTCCATACTCATTGAGTGAATTTCAGCAGCTTCCATTGTTGGCCAACGAAGTTCTGGTAAATTGTTTCTTGATGTATAAATTTGGAAAGCATGACCAGCTTCATGTGTTAAGACATCAACGTCAGCTGATGTACCATTGAAGTTTGCGAAAATGAATGGTGATTCATAATCTGGGATATATGTACAATATCCGCCACCTTCTTTGCCTTGTTTAGCATCTAAATCAAGTAAGTCACGTTCAACCATGAAACGGAAGAATTCGCTTGTTTCAGGACTCATCGCATCATACATCTTCATTGCTTTGTCAACTTGCCATGCACGGTCACCTTTAGGTGTTGCATTACCGGATAAGAAGGTTAAACCTAAGTCATGTGACTTTAAATCTTTAATACCTAATGTTTCACTACGATGTTTCATTAAAACATCTTTAGCAAAAGGTACAACTTCTTTTAAGATTTCATCTCTAAAGACTTTAACATCATTTCTGTTATAGTCAACTCTTCTATATGAATCATACATATATTCAATATAACTTGGATATCCAAGTGTTTTCGCGATCTGGTGACGAACTTTAACCATGTTGTCATAAATCTCATCATACTCTGCTTCATGCTCACTATACCAATTGCTTACTGCTAGTGCAGCACGCTTACGAACAGCACGGTCAATATTTGAATTATATGCTCTCATTTGAGGTAAGTTTCTCACCTTACCATCAAATTCAATCTTCGCACTTGATGCAAGTTTACCGTATTGTGTAATGAGTTTATTTTCTTCTTGTAATAAAGGAATAATTTCTTCTTTAAATGTTTTTTCTGCAAGTTCATATTGTTTGAAAATTAATGAGCCTAATGCTTTTTCTAGTTCAGGTTTAAATTTAGAATATAAAACAGCTTTACTAAATTCAACTGCCAATCCTTGGATTTCTGGTTCAACTTGATCTAAAAAATCACGCTCTGCAGCATAGAATTCATCTGTTGTATTTAATGAATGTCTTACATAAACAAGTTGAAGTGTTGAATCTATATGATCAAACATTTTATTGTATGCTTTAATCACTTCAAGTTGTTCTGCTGATGATTTTGCATTGTTGAATTGTGCTAATAAATCGAGTGTTTGTTTTTTAAATTCATCCATATCAGGACGAACGTATGGGTAATCTTGAAATTTCATTTTTTTCTCCTAATGATTGATATAGTTTCTTTTAATCTCTTCGTAACAATGACAATATGTCATATGGTCATTATACACCCCAACGGCTTGTAAGAATGCATAAATAATTGTAGATCCTACAAATTTAAATCCCATTTTCTTAAGTTCATTTGAGATATCATCTGATACTTTAGATGTTACAGGCCATGTATCACCTGGTTTAAGATTAGAATCAATGGGTTTAAAGTTTACACGTTCCCATATAAATTTAGTAAAACTTCCAGGTTCACTAAAGTATTTGAGATACGCTCTTGAATTTGAAATCATAGCGTTTATTTTAAGTTTATTACGCACGATACCTTCGTTATTCATAAGTTCTGTAATTTTATCTTCATCGTATTGTGATACCACAAAAGGGATCAAAATTATCAAAGGCTTTAAGGAATGCTTCCCTCTTGTTTAAGATAATTGCCCAAGATAATCCTGCTTGTTGACTATCAAGGAGTAACTTCTGGAAAAGTTTTAAATCATCAAAAACTGGGCGACCCCATTCATGGTCGTGATAATCTTGCATCAACTGGCTGATCTTAGCCCAACTGCAACTTTTGATTTCCATAAGTTTATCCTCCTATCTTATAAATTTCTAATCAATGGATTAGTATATATTGTAGCATAAAAAAATTAAGAGGTATGATCTACCTCTTAATAAAATGCACATTATTCAATGTCTTCTGCTTGTTTCTTTTGCTTAGATTGTTTCTTTTGAAGTTTTAGCGCTTTTTTATCTGCTTTAGCTTGTTCTTTAGCTAAGATTCTATCTGCTTTCTTTTGAGCGATTGCAGCTTTCTTATCAGCTACTGCTTGTTCTTTAGCAACTAAAGCTAGGCGTTTTCTTTCTTCTTCTGCACGGAATGCAATTTCCTTATCAGTTAAGAATGCACGACCGCCTAAACGTACTTCATCTTTTGAAACAAAATCGAATGTAACAAATTGTTTTTCAATTGCTGAATGTTTAACAATTTCGTCACCTTCTTGTGTAACTGTAACTTTTTTAACATCCTTTGCAAGATAAATTGCTTTACCTGCTAAAACTGGTTCTGTCCCCTCAACAGATTTTAAAAGGTCAGTTTTGCCAGATCCATTTACATACCAAGCATTTTCACCAGCAAAAATTAAAACCTCACCATTTGATGCAGTATAAACTAATTTAGAATTAGGTTTGCCTAAATCTTTCTTGTTATTTTGAGTTTGTGTCTTAGGTGATTTCGCAGAAGTTGTAACAGGCGTAGCTGCTAACTTTTTACGTCTCTTTAAACCTATTGGTAAGAGTACCAACAAGAAAATAAGAATTGCGAGTCCTGAACCTAAGATTGCCCATTCTTCAAAACCATAGGTGTTAAAATCTGAAAAGTTAAATCCGTTACCAAACGGCATAAAATATCCCTCCCAATGTCTATCGACAATCTCATACATATTATAGCACGGTTTTTTTAAAATTTCTCCACTTACTTATCATAAAAAAAACCTCCACCCGTAGGTAGAGGTATTTATACATTAAATAAATTCAATGATTGCCATTGGTGCTGAATCCCCACGACGAGGTACAGTCTTGATGATACGAGTGTATCCACCATTACGTTCTGGATAACGTGCTGCAATTTCAGTGAATAGTTTTTGAAGTGCATTTTGTCCTTCTTTAACTTCTTCAAAACGTACAGTTTTTGCTGCTTGACGTTGTGCTGCTAATGTACCTTCTTTTGCTAAAGAAACCATTTTGTCAGCTAGTCTTTGAAGTGATTTTGCTTTTGCTTCAGTAGTCGTAATACGATCATTGATGATTAAGTCAGTGATTAAGTCACGTAATAATGCTGTTCTTTGATCAGTTGTACGACGAAGTCTTGATGGGTTAGCCATGTCTAATTACTCCTTATCTTCGTCTGAATCGAATTCGAACTTAGATTCTCTTGTTGAAGAGTGTTCAAATTCAAGTCCATGTTCTGCTAGTTTTTCTTTTAATTCTTTGAATGATTTACGGCCTAAGCTTCTTAAGCGCATAACTTCTTCTTCTGAAAGCTTTAATAATTCACCTACGGTTGTAATACCTGAACGTTTAAGTGAGTTAAATAGTCTAACAGAAAGGTCAAGTTGTTCAATTTTTGTATCTGATTTTTTGCTTGCTGGTTCTTCTTCTTCATCACGAATGAAGTTTACTGAAGAAGCCTGGTCAGATAAACTGACTAAAACTTGAAAATAATCCACTAACATCTTGCCCGCAAGTGCTAATGCTTCTTTAGCTTGGATAGCACCATTCGTTTCAATTTCCATTGTTAATTCATCTAAATCACCACGTGTTTTTTCAACATGATAAATCACGCGTTCAACAGGTGTGTATAGCGAGTCAATTGGAATGACGCCAGTTTCATATTTTGAATATTGTTTATTTTGATCAGCAGGTACATAACCGATGCCACGTCTTACAGTGACAGTCATTTTAAATGTAGCACCTTCTGATAGAGTTGCGATGTGTTGATCTGGATTAACAACTTCTAATCCATCAACTAAATTGAAATCACCTGCAGTCACAGTTGTTGGGCCTTCAGCATAGATTTCTAATTTTTGTTCGTATTGCGGATCTTGTGAATCGGCTCTAAACACTATTCTCTTTAAATTTAGAATAATGCCCATCACATCTTCATAAACGCCTTCAATGGTTGAAAATTCGTGCTCAACACCGTCAATTTTAACATTAACGATTGCTGCTCCTGGTAATGATGAGAGTAGCACACGACGTAATGCATTACCAAGGGTTAAGCCGTAACCACGTTCAAGTGGCTTGATTAAGAAACGACCAAGGTTACCTTCCTTAGAAATTTCTTCTACAGATGTTGGTTTTTCAAATTTTAAATCTTTCACAAGTATACCCTCCTCTTAATACCACGAATTAGTTACGTGGACGTTTTGGTGGACGGCAGCCGTTATGAGGT
Coding sequences within:
- a CDS encoding M3 family oligoendopeptidase produces the protein MKFQDYPYVRPDMDEFKKQTLDLLAQFNNAKSSAEQLEVIKAYNKMFDHIDSTLQLVYVRHSLNTTDEFYAAERDFLDQVEPEIQGLAVEFSKAVLYSKFKPELEKALGSLIFKQYELAEKTFKEEIIPLLQEENKLITQYGKLASSAKIEFDGKVRNLPQMRAYNSNIDRAVRKRAALAVSNWYSEHEAEYDEIYDNMVKVRHQIAKTLGYPSYIEYMYDSYRRVDYNRNDVKVFRDEILKEVVPFAKDVLMKHRSETLGIKDLKSHDLGLTFLSGNATPKGDRAWQVDKAMKMYDAMSPETSEFFRFMVERDLLDLDAKQGKEGGGYCTYIPDYESPFIFANFNGTSADVDVLTHEAGHAFQIYTSRNNLPELRWPTMEAAEIHSMSMEFLAWRWIHEFFEEDTAKYKYAHLADGVEILPYIALVDHFQHEVFENIDMTPQDRKALWRKLEKQYLPWKDYSEDQFLDKGTYWFRQGHIFQNPFYYIDYALAQTIAFQFWVLSQNDFDKAWEKYLALCKLGGSKSFVDLVLSAKLDNPFKEGFMKKTMEPIKNYLKNVDKSIK
- a CDS encoding NAD(P)/FAD-dependent oxidoreductase, which codes for MKDVIIVGVGPAGISAAIYLNQLNKDVLVFGKDLGQLTNHDIVSNFYGLFPIPGQEMILHGIKQAQHLGIQVQMEAVLSIDKIEGGFEVKTTHSIYQSKTVVLATGKNRLPLRVPGFREFKGKGLHQCATCDGFFYKKKKVAIVGSGSYMEQELAVLENYTDDFMIFTEGDSYESDKCMVVKSPIKALKGDTRLRQIETKDGELYDVQGVFVAIGFPTASELALKLGVVMEHSNILVDEHMSTNIKGIFAGGDCIGGKLQIAKSVYDGLKISDGVAKYLRSLK
- a CDS encoding DUF1801 domain-containing protein, which translates into the protein MSEILKVMKEVSGLESKLWGSIIGFGNLHYKYPTGTEGNMPLLGIANRKSSITLYVTYVAADYPELASLGKFEMGKSCIYVKKLSDINLAVLKKIMLRTKELTKTIDYLKIIE
- the rplQ gene encoding 50S ribosomal protein L17, whose amino-acid sequence is MANPSRLRRTTDQRTALLRDLITDLIINDRITTTEAKAKSLQRLADKMVSLAKEGTLAAQRQAAKTVRFEEVKEGQNALQKLFTEIAARYPERNGGYTRIIKTVPRRGDSAPMAIIEFI
- a CDS encoding DNA-directed RNA polymerase subunit alpha, translating into MKDLKFEKPTSVEEISKEGNLGRFLIKPLERGYGLTLGNALRRVLLSSLPGAAIVNVKIDGVEHEFSTIEGVYEDVMGIILNLKRIVFRADSQDPQYEQKLEIYAEGPTTVTAGDFNLVDGLEVVNPDQHIATLSEGATFKMTVTVRRGIGYVPADQNKQYSKYETGVIPIDSLYTPVERVIYHVEKTRGDLDELTMEIETNGAIQAKEALALAGKMLVDYFQVLVSLSDQASSVNFIRDEEEEPASKKSDTKIEQLDLSVRLFNSLKRSGITTVGELLKLSEEEVMRLRSLGRKSFKELKEKLAEHGLEFEHSSTRESKFEFDSDEDKE
- a CDS encoding carbohydrate kinase family protein, with the translated sequence MIYSVGEILFDYIETKPNQYLKNPGGAPANVAVLIKRLKGASSFIGSISLDSDGNELFKLLKEEDIDLSFVKRVSNPSMKAYVHLNQGERTFTFDRMDTADLNLSLESIKDIKFKEDILHFCSLSLANEKNRLFHKTLIEAMKRSQGIVSFDVNLRLNLVYDLKEHKEIINEFLSHSDIVKLTDEEITILFSKEEKKAVLELLNQGVKIVLVSKGPNGATLYTKASELHIDAKKVEVIDTTGAGDAFIGAFLYKIDLLKIRKEDLDSYDFNEILKYSVDIATKTVTKLGAISSYIFD
- the trxA gene encoding thioredoxin, translated to MLFELDKESFQNLVLNTDQYVLVDFFAQWCRGCEAYEEILEEISEDYYGKLKVYKLNIENESEIADSYDVMSLPTLLLFKDGKLLRELTGLQSKKTVESWLKL